In Chryseobacterium oryzae, the genomic stretch CCAGATCAATAATTCTCTTTTTCGGAAAATATTCTTTAAGAATTTCAATTGCATATTCGTTGGTACGTGCTGTTTTATAGCTTCTGTAATCTTCACTAAAGCAGGTTCCTATGAAAAGAAAATCGTTCCAAACAATTACATCGCCTCCTTCAATATGAGCAGTTTCCGGTAGGTTGATGATTTTTCTCCATTCTACCTTTTCAAAAACTTTTTTGTATGCATCCTGCTCATCGGCTCTGTCTGTAATTACATTAGAAATAATCATTTTGTCGTCTATAACGAACGCGACATCTCTTGCAAAAACCTGGTTGTAATCTTCAATAATATCGGGACGGAAAACCTGCACATCGTATTTCTTAAGAACGGCTTCAAAAGCATTCATTTCGCTAATGATATCCTGTTCTTTAGGGTAAATATTGTGTTGTATAGTATGATAAGATTTGGCATCGTAACTTTCTTCCAGAGTAGGAACCGATCCCATAGAACTTGGCTGTCCCAGTACAACAGATTTTAATCTTCCTGTTTCGTTTTTAATATTTAATTTCATAAATAATGAGAATTAAGCAAATATAAACAAACGAAGGCTAAAGGAAAAGTTTTTTGCTTTACGGAAACCATAAGAAAATTTCAGGAATTTTGAAATTGGAAGAAATGCAATTTAAATCATCTGAAGTTTAAATAAAATTCAGATAGAATTATTAAGATTGATGTTTTTTGTGAGGATAAAATCTTCCTATTTTATTTGCGGAATTTTTATTCTCTGTCAAAACGGGCTAGTTTTTTATCAATCCAAATCGTTGCAAAAGGGAAAAATGCAGCAATAATAGTAAACACAGTATCTTCATCATCCCACTGATATATTTTTCTCATCGAAGAAAGAAAAAGCAGATACATGGAGAAGAAAAGACCGTGCAAATTTCCGATTACAATAATGTATATTGTAGGCAATATACTTTCTTTGTCGGTACGAATCCAGATCATGGCTGTAAAAAGAAAAAACCAGGAAACGGCTTCTGCAAGACAGATTCGCTTAAACCATCTTATCATCTGTTCCTGAGAATATTTTGAAAAAAACCGTTCTATAAAATTCATTATTAACTAACTTTAAAAGTTATTTTTAGCATCTGCATTTAATCTCTATAAAAATTGCTTCCGTCCAGATAATCGAAAACTTCCGGTGGCAACATTGGTCTAACATTCTTTCCGTCTTTAATCATATTTCTTATTTCTGTGGCAGAAAGCTCAATGATGGGAGCATGTATTACAGAAATATTATCGTGTTGAATGTTAGAAGTTTCTTTTGCCTGATTTGTGTCTATTCTTGGGTAAACAATTATATGATGATTTTCTATGAGAAGATCAGCATTTTTCCATTTGTGAAGAGAGTTTAAATTATCTTCACCCATAATAAGGCTGAAAGAATAGTTTGGATATTTTTCTTTTAAATAAGTAAGAGTGTCTATGGTATAGCTGGGTGTGGGAAGTCCGAATTCTACATTAGAAGCTCGCATAGAAGGATAATTTTTTATTGCAAGTTCTACCATTTCTAGTCTGTTATTATCTTTTAAAAGAGTTTTTTTCTCTTTGAAAGGATTTTGGGGACTCACTACAAACCAGAGCTCATTCATGTCCGAATTTTCCAGAATATAGTTTGCCAAAATTAAATGCCCAATATGAATAGGATTAAAAGAACCGAAAAATAAGCCGATTTTTTTCATTTTTAGAACTTTGAAATTATTGTAGCTTCTGGTTTTAAATTAATTTTGAATTTAGAATTGAATTTCAAATCAGTTTTAAGTTTCCAATGGAACTTTCCGTGAAATTTACCTTAATCTCTGAATTTTACGTCTTTTATATTCAGGCAGTGGGTAACATTTCCTTTCCAATGATTTTCTTCGAGAGTAAAGGCGATATCGAAAGATTTACTTCTGAAATCATCCGCAAACTGTCCCAATTTAAAGCCAATACATTCAATATTTCTACCGGTAGATTCTTGTCTGATGTAAAATTTAAGGTGATTATTATCTTTTCCCATCGTTTTTACATACCCTGAAATTTT encodes the following:
- a CDS encoding DUF3817 domain-containing protein; the protein is MNFIERFFSKYSQEQMIRWFKRICLAEAVSWFFLFTAMIWIRTDKESILPTIYIIVIGNLHGLFFSMYLLFLSSMRKIYQWDDEDTVFTIIAAFFPFATIWIDKKLARFDRE
- a CDS encoding dimethylarginine dimethylaminohydrolase family protein, which encodes MKLNIKNETGRLKSVVLGQPSSMGSVPTLEESYDAKSYHTIQHNIYPKEQDIISEMNAFEAVLKKYDVQVFRPDIIEDYNQVFARDVAFVIDDKMIISNVITDRADEQDAYKKVFEKVEWRKIINLPETAHIEGGDVIVWNDFLFIGTCFSEDYRSYKTARTNEYAIEILKEYFPKKRIIDLELKKNDKEPYQGILHLDCTFNPIGKDKCIIYKNGFVDESDYNLIIDIFGEENCFQVTDEEMFEMFPNIFSISPEVIVSDKTFTRMNNHFRNEWGITVEEIPYREISKMGGLLRCSTMPLVRE
- the nadD gene encoding nicotinate (nicotinamide) nucleotide adenylyltransferase: MKKIGLFFGSFNPIHIGHLILANYILENSDMNELWFVVSPQNPFKEKKTLLKDNNRLEMVELAIKNYPSMRASNVEFGLPTPSYTIDTLTYLKEKYPNYSFSLIMGEDNLNSLHKWKNADLLIENHHIIVYPRIDTNQAKETSNIQHDNISVIHAPIIELSATEIRNMIKDGKNVRPMLPPEVFDYLDGSNFYRD